The genomic interval GTGCTGTATGGCCCCTGTATCGCCGGCGCGGCCTACACGCCCGTCTTCTCGGACTTCACGGTGATGGTGCGGGGGATGAGCGCGCTGGCCATCGCCTCCCCGCGGATGGTGGCGATGGTCACCGGCGAGGACGTCGACCTGGCGGAACTGGGCGGGCCGGACGTCCACGCTCGCCACTCCGGCAGCGCGGACCTCGTGGCCGACGACGAGGCCCACGCCCGCGAGCTCGTGGCCTCGCTCATCGGCTACCTGCCCGACAACTGCGAGGAACGACCGCCGACCGCCGACCCGGTCGAGCCGTCGAAACCGGCCGACGGCCTCGACGGCGTCGTCCCGCAGGAACCGAACAAGGGGTACGATATGCACCGGGTCATCGAGCGGGTCGTCGACGGGGACTCCTTCTTCGAGCTCCAGCCCGAATACGGCCGGGAGATACTCACCGGCTTCGCCCGCGTCGACGGCCGCTCGGTCGGCGTCGTGGCCAACCAGCCCGCCCACCGCGCCGGGGCCATCTTTCCGGACGCCGCCCGCAAGGCCGCCGAGTTCGTCTGGAAGTGCGACGCGTTCAACGTCCCGCTGTTGTATCTCTGTGACACGCCCGGGTTTATGGCCGGCTCGGATGTCGAACGGGAGGGCATCCTGGAGGCGGGCAAGAAGATGATTTACGCCACGTCCGCCGCCACGGTCCCGAAACAGTGCGTGGTGGTCCGGAAGGCCTACGGCGCCGGCATCTACGCCATGTCCGGCCCGGCCTACGACCCGGAGGCGACGCTCGCGCTGCCCAGCGGCGAAATCGCCATCATGGGGCCCGAAGCGGCTATCAACGCCGTCTACGCCAACAAGCTCGACGCCATCGACGACCCCGAGGAGCGGGCCGAACGCGAGCGGGAGCTGCGCGAACAGTACCGCGAGGACATCGACGCCCACCGGATGGCGAGCGAGGTCGTCATCGACGAAATCGTCCCGCCCGGCGACCTGCGGGCCGAGCTGGCCGCCCGGTTCGAGCTGTACGAGACCGTCGAGAAGGACCGACCCGAGAAGAAACACGGGACCATCCTGTAGCTCACAGGAGCCAGGGTCGCTCGGCGGGCTCGAACCGGTGACCACAGGCCGGACACGTCACGCGGCGCTCGCCCTCGTCCGTGTCGACGGGAAACCGGGTCGTCCAGTCCCGGTGGCCACACCGCGGACAGCGCCGCCGGAGTGGTGGCATCATAGCACGCTCTAGCCGCCGGCCGCCGAAG from Halomicroarcula saliterrae carries:
- a CDS encoding acyl-CoA carboxylase subunit beta: MKVRIAADATRDEATAIAAAVAEHVGETVEVYVGDGDEPELVREVAETDDTESTPAAEEPAPTDRERRLREEIADIERGGPEKYRERLADRGKLFVRDRLEHWFGEDGLDFEDGRFANFDSWHGSSPDVDEYDPDTRLPADGLVTGAGTLAGRRLHVGANDFTVKAGSVAKHGVEKFIRLQERALKTGRPALYLVDSSGGRIDQQRGFFANREGIGKFYFNHSRISGVVPQICVLYGPCIAGAAYTPVFSDFTVMVRGMSALAIASPRMVAMVTGEDVDLAELGGPDVHARHSGSADLVADDEAHARELVASLIGYLPDNCEERPPTADPVEPSKPADGLDGVVPQEPNKGYDMHRVIERVVDGDSFFELQPEYGREILTGFARVDGRSVGVVANQPAHRAGAIFPDAARKAAEFVWKCDAFNVPLLYLCDTPGFMAGSDVEREGILEAGKKMIYATSAATVPKQCVVVRKAYGAGIYAMSGPAYDPEATLALPSGEIAIMGPEAAINAVYANKLDAIDDPEERAERERELREQYREDIDAHRMASEVVIDEIVPPGDLRAELAARFELYETVEKDRPEKKHGTIL